One part of the Truepera radiovictrix DSM 17093 genome encodes these proteins:
- a CDS encoding AAA family ATPase has product MNAKGTQDFIVEDLLFVKTQAMIYAPTGHIKTFTSRDVVCHVATGLDFNGKKVKQTNVLYVAAEGADEFEKRLIAWEDYYGISTRDHLEFVDVPLQLHDEGHMRFVRKWLIAHNGGLVVFDTAEKCTIGTDENAPTQVNLRVNAPLERIKQETGATTLLVHHQGTGKYPRPRGCTAWETPNDTLMRVQTTFLDWQTRNTPIESVLQIEKQRGMPPFGLKFKPIRVDVPRYHEDATTLILLPQGMADVKAQSERKQSKRKQMRKIPYLFRLVALLEKRGDLTAKEVADVLHDGKLTTAKPALSKAKGKTIVNVGGKWGVRASDVVPQTAQPETTDAGVRELAGVA; this is encoded by the coding sequence ATGAACGCTAAGGGCACGCAAGACTTCATAGTCGAAGACCTGTTATTCGTAAAAACGCAGGCGATGATCTACGCGCCAACAGGGCACATCAAGACGTTTACGTCGCGAGACGTGGTGTGTCACGTGGCGACAGGACTCGATTTCAACGGCAAGAAAGTCAAGCAGACGAACGTGCTCTACGTCGCCGCTGAGGGTGCGGACGAATTTGAGAAGCGCTTGATTGCGTGGGAAGACTACTACGGAATCAGCACGAGGGATCATCTCGAATTTGTGGATGTGCCGTTGCAGTTGCACGACGAGGGGCACATGAGGTTTGTGAGGAAGTGGCTCATTGCACATAATGGCGGCTTGGTCGTATTTGACACTGCCGAGAAATGCACGATTGGCACCGATGAGAACGCACCAACACAAGTGAATCTACGCGTGAACGCGCCGCTCGAAAGAATCAAGCAGGAGACGGGCGCTACCACGTTGCTTGTGCATCACCAAGGCACGGGTAAGTACCCGAGGCCGCGCGGCTGTACCGCGTGGGAGACACCGAACGATACGCTGATGCGCGTGCAGACGACGTTTCTGGACTGGCAGACGCGTAATACGCCAATTGAGTCGGTATTGCAGATTGAAAAGCAGCGAGGGATGCCGCCGTTTGGACTGAAGTTCAAGCCAATACGCGTAGACGTGCCGAGATACCACGAAGACGCAACGACGCTGATACTCCTACCTCAGGGTATGGCAGACGTGAAGGCGCAGTCTGAACGCAAGCAGAGCAAGCGCAAGCAGATGAGGAAGATTCCGTATCTCTTCAGGCTTGTGGCGTTGCTTGAAAAGCGAGGCGATTTGACAGCGAAAGAAGTGGCGGACGTACTGCATGATGGCAAGCTCACCACCGCTAAGCCCGCGCTGAGTAAGGCGAAGGGCAAGACTATTGTGAATGTGGGCGGCAAGTGGGGCGTACGCGCAAGTGACGTGGTGCCGCAGACAGCGCAGCCTGAAACTACTGACGCTGGCGTTAGAGAGTTGGCAGGCGTGGCCTAA
- a CDS encoding tyrosine-type recombinase/integrase, with product MNRYVRAFLLSRQADGLTTRSLEWHETSLKSFTRWLEACSHSAEPETWNPTLIREYVVYLQSSGLSGWTVTNKVQSLLAFTRWLHEEEFTEKNVAERVRKPKPPQTQRQPFTDAELRRLLKASQSSIRDAAIVALLLDTAIRASELCTLKLSDCLLDQCLIKVMGKGNKERVVPHSPQTGKLVSKWLLKGRASEGPYVFHTERSERFTPRSLHKLIERIGNRAAVDDCYPHRLRHSAAITMLRNGMDPLTLQRMLGHTSLNMTMRYVALNTTDLQNAHAVASPLANLMRNAR from the coding sequence ATGAATCGTTACGTGCGTGCGTTCCTGCTTTCCCGACAAGCCGACGGCCTCACTACGCGGTCGCTAGAGTGGCACGAAACAAGCCTGAAGAGCTTCACACGATGGCTAGAGGCGTGTTCGCACTCTGCTGAGCCTGAGACATGGAATCCCACGCTCATACGTGAGTACGTGGTGTATCTGCAATCGAGCGGCCTTTCAGGATGGACTGTCACCAACAAAGTGCAATCGCTGCTTGCCTTCACGCGTTGGCTACACGAGGAAGAGTTCACCGAGAAGAACGTCGCTGAGCGCGTCCGCAAGCCAAAGCCGCCACAGACACAACGGCAACCCTTTACCGATGCTGAGCTACGTCGGCTCTTGAAGGCGTCACAGTCGAGCATCAGGGACGCGGCCATCGTCGCGCTACTACTTGATACCGCGATTCGAGCAAGCGAACTGTGTACGCTCAAACTCTCCGACTGCTTGCTAGATCAGTGCCTTATCAAGGTGATGGGCAAGGGCAACAAAGAGCGCGTTGTGCCCCACTCGCCACAAACAGGCAAGCTGGTTTCCAAGTGGCTATTGAAGGGTCGCGCCTCGGAAGGGCCGTACGTGTTCCATACCGAACGCTCAGAGCGCTTCACGCCTCGGTCATTGCATAAGCTCATTGAGCGCATAGGCAATCGGGCTGCTGTTGACGACTGCTACCCACATCGGCTCAGGCACAGCGCGGCAATCACGATGCTTCGAAATGGTATGGACCCGCTCACACTGCAACGCATGTTGGGGCATACGAGCCTGAACATGACCATGCGGTACGTCGCGCTCAATACGACGGACCTTCAGAACGCGCACGCGGTCGCGAGTCCGCTCGCAAATCTGATGCGAAACGCACGGTAG
- a CDS encoding WD40 repeat domain-containing protein has product MRRTLYSGLLLLGALSGCLRAPPPAALEFGSDPRIFRGAYETELDLRVASPEVSLSADASLLAMGNGDFFHAVQFWDTVSARPLGTLEAGVRVDAVTLTRAGDRVAAVIPDPHDDGPGGVRVWEVSSGAVVHDLPPNTPACPTCRVRSLALSPDETVLAVLSAWPRYKHPDESLSEVSLFDVATGARLGVLRGPRHALEAGYGAVSWCPQGCVGSSPAFGTDTA; this is encoded by the coding sequence ATGCGGCGCACGCTCTACTCGGGTCTGCTCCTGTTAGGAGCCCTTTCGGGGTGCCTGCGCGCCCCGCCGCCGGCCGCCCTCGAGTTCGGCTCGGACCCCCGCATCTTCCGCGGCGCGTACGAGACCGAGCTCGACCTGCGCGTCGCCTCGCCGGAGGTGTCCTTGAGCGCCGACGCCTCGCTCCTCGCGATGGGCAACGGCGACTTCTTTCACGCCGTGCAGTTTTGGGATACGGTTTCAGCGCGCCCTCTGGGCACGCTCGAGGCCGGTGTCCGGGTGGACGCGGTGACCTTGACGCGAGCCGGCGACCGCGTCGCGGCCGTGATCCCCGACCCCCATGACGACGGTCCCGGGGGGGTGCGCGTCTGGGAGGTCTCAAGCGGCGCGGTGGTGCACGACCTGCCGCCCAACACCCCGGCTTGCCCCACGTGCCGCGTGCGGAGCCTTGCGCTCTCGCCCGACGAGACGGTGCTCGCGGTCTTGAGCGCTTGGCCGCGCTACAAGCACCCCGACGAGAGCCTGAGCGAGGTGAGCCTCTTTGACGTCGCGACCGGCGCGCGCCTAGGCGTCCTGCGCGGCCCCCGCCACGCCCTCGAGGCGGGCTACGGCGCGGTGAGCTGGTGCCCGCAAGGGTGTGTGGGTTCGAGTCCCGCATTCGGCACCGATACCGCGTAA
- the glgP gene encoding alpha-glucan family phosphorylase, which yields MNVLGHLTVLPDIPERIGRLEDLSRNLYWTWHPDARRLFRHLDRELWEAVGHSPPAMLRDISQAKLEAAARDEGYLALYDEVIAGFERYLKRQRTWFRERSSGRPEDVYAYFCMEYGWHEAVALYSGGLGVLAGDHTKAASDLGVPLVAVGPWFPEGYFHQRVAQTGEQEAYYERLSPSDMPFTLAKTAAGDEARVSVALQGREVFLRAWHLAVGTVSVYLLDTDVPENSPEDRGIFSRLYGGDQRTRIAQEILLGIGGVRLLRALGISPTAWHMNEGHSAFMPLERCRELVESGLPFDQAREVVAAGTLFTVHTPVAAGNDTFPFDLINQFFSGFWGALGLSQGQFHELGRHDHGWGPVFSMPALALRFSSGRNGVAKLHGETSREIWRDLWPEVPTEEVPITHITNGVHAPTWVAPEIRELVGKVLPEGWQERFDDAEMWAKVRELDSAELWAVRQTLKADSIDFFRARLAKQRTRHGATKAALRVAETLFSTNTLTIGFARRFATYKRATLIFRDLDRLARILGDPDRPVQLVFAGKAHPADKPGQALITTIQSLSQDPRFLGKILFIEDYDMAVGRAMTRGVDVWLNNPRRPLEASGTSGQKAAMNGVLNLSILDGWWPEGFDGENGWAIGTGDSAAASELADEADADALYDLLEHEVIPLYYDRDAAGVPQRWLERAKNAIATISPAFNARRMVKEYVETFYAPASERARRFGANNFAVAAELAAWRHRVQNAWHNLYVSAKPLTTRSARVGEPLEIEVTLHPRDLADEALCVELVYSAEADRLERGLHHVRLECAQTFDDGGRLYRACFHPEVSGQLVYGVRVYPLNEHLVSPFDAYAIRWA from the coding sequence ATGAACGTTCTTGGACACTTGACCGTCCTCCCCGACATCCCCGAGCGTATCGGACGCCTCGAGGACCTCTCGCGCAACCTCTACTGGACCTGGCACCCCGACGCTCGGCGCCTCTTCCGCCACCTCGACCGCGAGCTCTGGGAAGCTGTCGGCCACAGCCCGCCCGCGATGCTCCGCGACATCTCGCAAGCGAAGCTCGAGGCGGCCGCCCGAGACGAGGGGTACTTGGCGCTCTACGACGAGGTGATCGCGGGGTTCGAGCGCTACTTGAAGCGGCAGAGGACCTGGTTTCGCGAGCGCTCGAGCGGTCGCCCCGAAGACGTCTACGCCTACTTCTGTATGGAGTACGGGTGGCACGAAGCGGTCGCCCTCTACTCGGGGGGGCTCGGCGTGCTGGCCGGCGACCACACGAAAGCGGCCTCGGATCTAGGTGTCCCCCTCGTCGCCGTCGGCCCGTGGTTCCCCGAGGGGTACTTTCACCAACGCGTCGCGCAGACCGGCGAGCAAGAGGCGTACTACGAGCGCCTCAGCCCGAGCGACATGCCCTTTACGCTCGCCAAGACGGCGGCGGGCGACGAGGCGCGCGTGAGCGTCGCGCTCCAGGGGCGCGAGGTCTTTTTGCGCGCCTGGCACCTGGCGGTCGGCACCGTCTCGGTCTACTTGCTCGACACCGACGTGCCCGAAAACAGCCCCGAAGACAGGGGCATCTTCTCGCGGCTCTATGGCGGCGACCAGCGCACCCGCATCGCGCAGGAGATCCTGCTGGGTATCGGCGGCGTGCGGCTGTTACGCGCGCTCGGCATCTCGCCGACGGCGTGGCACATGAACGAGGGGCACAGCGCCTTTATGCCCCTCGAGCGCTGCCGCGAGCTCGTCGAGTCGGGGCTGCCGTTCGACCAAGCGCGCGAGGTCGTCGCGGCGGGGACCCTCTTTACGGTGCACACCCCCGTCGCGGCGGGCAACGACACCTTCCCCTTCGACCTGATCAACCAGTTTTTCAGCGGGTTCTGGGGCGCTTTGGGGCTCAGCCAGGGTCAGTTTCACGAGCTCGGCCGCCACGATCACGGTTGGGGGCCGGTGTTTAGCATGCCCGCGCTGGCGCTGCGCTTTTCAAGCGGGCGCAACGGCGTCGCCAAACTCCACGGCGAGACCTCGCGCGAGATCTGGCGCGACCTCTGGCCGGAGGTGCCGACCGAAGAGGTGCCGATCACGCACATCACCAATGGGGTACACGCCCCGACGTGGGTCGCCCCCGAGATCCGCGAGCTCGTCGGCAAGGTGCTCCCCGAAGGGTGGCAAGAGCGCTTCGACGACGCCGAGATGTGGGCCAAGGTGCGGGAGTTAGACAGCGCCGAGCTGTGGGCCGTGCGCCAGACGCTCAAAGCCGATAGCATCGACTTTTTCCGCGCCCGCCTCGCCAAACAGCGCACCCGCCACGGCGCCACCAAGGCCGCGCTGCGGGTCGCCGAAACGCTCTTTAGCACCAACACCCTGACCATCGGCTTTGCGCGGCGCTTTGCGACCTACAAGCGCGCGACGTTGATCTTCCGCGACCTCGACCGCTTGGCGCGCATCCTGGGAGACCCCGACCGGCCGGTGCAGCTCGTCTTCGCGGGCAAAGCGCACCCCGCCGACAAACCGGGGCAAGCGCTCATCACCACCATTCAGTCGCTGTCGCAAGACCCGCGCTTTCTCGGCAAAATCCTCTTTATCGAGGACTACGACATGGCGGTCGGCCGGGCGATGACGCGTGGGGTCGACGTCTGGCTCAACAACCCCCGCCGGCCCCTCGAGGCGAGCGGGACGAGCGGGCAAAAGGCCGCGATGAACGGCGTGTTGAACCTCTCCATCTTGGACGGCTGGTGGCCCGAAGGGTTTGACGGCGAGAACGGCTGGGCGATCGGCACCGGCGACAGCGCCGCCGCCTCGGAGCTCGCCGACGAAGCCGACGCGGACGCCCTTTACGACCTGTTAGAGCACGAGGTGATCCCGCTCTACTACGACCGCGACGCTGCAGGGGTGCCGCAGCGGTGGCTCGAGCGCGCGAAAAACGCGATCGCCACCATTTCCCCGGCCTTTAACGCGCGGCGCATGGTCAAGGAGTACGTCGAGACCTTCTACGCGCCCGCCTCGGAGCGCGCGCGGCGCTTTGGCGCGAACAACTTCGCGGTCGCCGCCGAGCTCGCGGCGTGGCGGCACCGGGTGCAGAACGCCTGGCACAACCTCTACGTCAGCGCCAAACCGCTCACGACGCGCAGCGCCCGCGTGGGGGAGCCTTTGGAGATCGAGGTGACGTTGCACCCGCGCGACCTCGCCGACGAAGCGCTCTGCGTCGAGCTCGTCTACAGCGCCGAGGCCGACCGCCTGGAGCGGGGGCTGCACCACGTGCGGCTCGAGTGCGCCCAGACCTTCGACGACGGCGGCCGCCTCTACCGCGCCTGCTTCCACCCCGAGGTGAGCGGCCAGCTCGTCTACGGCGTCCGCGTCTACCCGCTCAACGAGCACCTGGTGAGCCCCTTCGACGCCTACGCGATCCGCTGGGCGTAG
- a CDS encoding PEGA domain-containing protein produces the protein MPIVRFLAPLVAALLLGALPNARAGIVVPTFGTQGAVPTPLVERFMEAFRQQLEARTGLPVLASDTAPPPLTSHLTPEVAAAIAELGGGRYSVSGEILAPSGGLREGPYSVNLLVTDARTQRSSDVFSQPLDPSNVMSAVAPLTRSVGAFVAPGQAPARGTASLFVTSQPRGAEVYINGILVGETASLGPLQLAPGAYEVEVRAPGFVPQSDTLTLGPEQAEFLNFSLTEIRGGSILVRSTPAADVFVDGRLMGRTPLTVEAAPGVRTLRLVRPGFRSETQSVAVRNFFVTRVPEVHLEPRYSNLVFWTPLPGFEVAIDGVARPRNFAPNLRPGTHRVTLTRGGSALEFTFELPHAGVFELDLQTRALTPLGETGGSSQ, from the coding sequence GTGCCTATCGTTCGTTTTTTGGCGCCTTTGGTTGCGGCGCTGCTTTTGGGGGCGCTCCCGAACGCGCGCGCCGGCATCGTGGTGCCGACTTTCGGGACCCAGGGCGCGGTGCCGACGCCTCTCGTGGAGCGCTTTATGGAGGCCTTTCGCCAGCAGCTCGAGGCGCGCACGGGGTTGCCGGTGCTCGCCAGCGACACCGCGCCGCCCCCCTTGACGAGCCACCTCACACCCGAGGTCGCCGCGGCGATCGCCGAACTGGGCGGCGGGCGCTACAGCGTGTCGGGGGAGATCCTGGCGCCGAGTGGCGGTCTGCGCGAGGGGCCCTACTCGGTCAACCTCCTGGTGACCGACGCGCGCACACAGCGTTCGTCGGACGTGTTCAGCCAGCCGCTTGACCCGAGCAACGTGATGAGCGCCGTTGCCCCCCTGACGCGCAGCGTCGGCGCCTTTGTCGCGCCCGGGCAGGCGCCCGCGCGGGGCACGGCGAGCCTGTTCGTCACCAGCCAGCCGCGCGGCGCCGAGGTGTACATTAACGGCATCTTGGTGGGGGAGACGGCGAGCTTGGGTCCCTTGCAGCTCGCCCCCGGCGCCTACGAGGTCGAGGTGCGAGCGCCCGGGTTCGTGCCCCAGAGCGACACCCTCACGCTGGGGCCGGAGCAGGCCGAATTCTTAAACTTCTCCCTGACCGAGATCCGCGGCGGCAGCATCCTCGTGCGCAGCACCCCTGCGGCCGACGTGTTCGTCGATGGTCGCCTGATGGGGCGCACCCCGCTCACGGTGGAGGCGGCGCCGGGGGTGCGGACGCTGCGGCTCGTGCGCCCGGGGTTTCGCAGCGAGACGCAGTCGGTGGCGGTGCGCAACTTTTTCGTCACGCGCGTTCCCGAGGTGCACCTCGAGCCGCGCTACAGCAACCTCGTCTTCTGGACGCCGCTCCCCGGCTTCGAGGTGGCCATCGACGGGGTGGCGCGCCCCCGCAACTTCGCCCCCAACCTCCGGCCGGGGACGCACCGCGTCACGCTCACCCGGGGGGGCAGCGCCCTTGAATTCACCTTCGAGCTGCCGCACGCGGGGGTGTTCGAGCTCGACCTGCAGACGCGGGCGTTGACGCCTTTGGGGGAGACCGGGGGGAGCAGTCAGTAG
- a CDS encoding metallophosphoesterase family protein, translated as MRLLLLSDLHANLTALEAVLRHAERQGWERALFLGDAVGYYPDPEAVITRLRELPLEAALLGNHDALLLRTPQGTEAHEQHERNVVTDVLRRQRAELSEGALRFLKALQPAVTRAAWEAVHGARSEPWRYLSSLRHAERELPALNRDLLFFGHTHVPAVYAFTEQGTLALSRSVPLSVRPETPTTYRLPPNARVLVNPGSVGQPRDGVPLASYMIFDDEARRLTHYRVAFDLARVRRRVLEAGYPEALAARLERGQ; from the coding sequence GTGCGGCTTTTGCTCCTTAGCGACCTCCACGCCAACCTCACCGCTTTAGAGGCCGTGCTGCGGCACGCGGAGCGGCAAGGGTGGGAACGCGCGCTCTTTTTGGGCGACGCCGTCGGTTACTACCCCGACCCCGAAGCGGTGATCACGCGCCTGCGCGAGCTGCCCCTCGAGGCCGCCCTGCTCGGCAACCACGACGCGCTGCTGCTGCGCACCCCACAGGGAACCGAGGCGCACGAACAACACGAACGCAACGTGGTCACCGACGTGCTTAGGCGCCAACGCGCGGAGCTCTCGGAAGGGGCGCTGCGCTTTCTCAAGGCGCTGCAACCGGCCGTCACGAGAGCGGCGTGGGAAGCGGTCCACGGCGCGCGCTCCGAACCCTGGCGCTACCTGAGCAGCTTGCGCCACGCCGAACGGGAGCTCCCCGCCCTAAACCGCGACCTCCTCTTTTTCGGCCACACCCACGTGCCCGCCGTGTACGCCTTTACCGAACAGGGCACCCTCGCGCTCTCGCGCAGCGTCCCCTTGAGCGTCCGCCCCGAAACCCCTACGACCTACCGCCTCCCCCCCAACGCCCGCGTGCTCGTCAACCCCGGTTCGGTCGGCCAACCCCGCGACGGCGTCCCCTTGGCCTCGTACATGATCTTCGACGACGAAGCGCGGCGTTTGACCCACTACCGGGTCGCCTTTGACCTCGCGCGCGTGAGGCGGCGGGTGCTCGAGGCCGGCTACCCCGAAGCGCTCGCCGCGCGCTTGGAGCGGGGGCAGTGA
- a CDS encoding DNA polymerase III subunit delta' → MSVAPEHPLAVFGHEEAKRVLRTLRAHTLLFTGPPRVGRRRVARWYAALLNCRAPQRGEPCGACESCRLFAATPEGPAHPDYREVAPERETKAGRRSRRPQIRIGDLVARDDAPNPLGPWLEARPRFRTRVGVIDGAESLSEGAANAFLKFLEEPPSYAVVILIAPSVQSVLPTLVSRSAPVRFGAVHVPAKLPEPHPAARLGRAGELLEAAAHPDAFSAQLAVVDRYLLGLGKGLEEALERADALEKAWSERAEVAELLRARLSAWPPERYARALHALGRCEEALAAYAAPSVAVQVLTLELRELVRGARGR, encoded by the coding sequence GTGAGCGTGGCCCCCGAGCACCCTTTGGCCGTCTTCGGCCACGAGGAGGCAAAACGCGTCCTGCGGACGCTGCGCGCCCACACCCTGCTCTTTACCGGGCCCCCCAGGGTCGGTCGGCGGCGCGTCGCGCGCTGGTACGCCGCGCTGCTCAACTGCCGCGCCCCGCAGCGCGGGGAGCCGTGCGGCGCGTGCGAGAGCTGCCGCCTCTTCGCCGCCACGCCGGAGGGTCCAGCGCACCCCGACTACCGCGAGGTCGCCCCCGAACGGGAGACCAAAGCGGGCCGCCGCAGCCGCCGCCCGCAGATCCGCATCGGCGACCTCGTCGCCCGCGACGACGCCCCCAACCCCTTGGGCCCCTGGCTCGAGGCCCGCCCCCGCTTCCGCACCCGCGTCGGCGTCATCGACGGCGCCGAGTCGTTGAGCGAGGGCGCCGCCAACGCCTTTCTCAAGTTTCTCGAGGAGCCCCCCTCGTACGCGGTCGTCATCCTGATCGCGCCGAGCGTGCAGAGCGTCTTGCCGACGCTCGTCTCGCGGAGCGCGCCCGTGCGCTTCGGCGCGGTCCACGTGCCCGCCAAACTCCCCGAGCCCCACCCCGCCGCCCGCTTGGGCCGCGCGGGCGAGCTTTTAGAGGCCGCCGCCCACCCCGACGCCTTTAGCGCGCAGCTAGCGGTGGTCGACCGCTACCTGTTGGGGTTAGGCAAGGGCCTCGAGGAGGCGCTCGAGCGGGCCGACGCGCTTGAAAAAGCCTGGTCCGAACGCGCGGAGGTCGCCGAGCTCCTGCGCGCCCGTTTGAGCGCGTGGCCGCCGGAGCGTTACGCGCGCGCGCTGCACGCTCTTGGGCGCTGCGAGGAGGCGCTCGCGGCCTACGCCGCGCCGAGCGTGGCGGTGCAGGTGTTGACGCTAGAGCTTCGGGAGCTCGTGCGGGGTGCGCGGGGGCGTTAG
- a CDS encoding class I fructose-bisphosphate aldolase — MTRARMQRLFGADGKCFDVAIDHGFFNERTFLPGIEDLAGAVRTVVAAGPDAVQLSVGQAPLLQEVPGKAKPALVLRADVANVYGRELPRYRFSQLIGAAVEQALRLDAACLCVNLFSLPDAPEVHAQCVANLCALKPEAERYGMPLMVEPLVMKLGGMGGEVNAARRPGAAGNLYAVDGDLEKILPLVRQAVELGADVIKADPCDDLSEYHRVVEVAGRVPVLVRGGGRAPDEEILARTHAVMQQGAKGIVYGRNVVQHPRPAAMTRALMAVVHEGADPGAALTLLRGAA, encoded by the coding sequence GTGACCCGAGCCAGAATGCAGCGCCTGTTCGGCGCCGACGGCAAGTGTTTCGACGTCGCCATCGACCACGGCTTCTTTAACGAACGCACCTTTCTCCCCGGTATCGAGGACCTGGCGGGGGCCGTCCGGACGGTCGTGGCGGCCGGACCCGACGCCGTGCAGCTCTCCGTCGGGCAGGCGCCGCTCTTGCAGGAGGTGCCCGGCAAGGCCAAACCCGCCCTCGTCCTGCGCGCGGACGTCGCCAACGTCTACGGCCGCGAGCTGCCGCGCTACCGTTTCAGCCAGCTCATCGGGGCGGCCGTCGAGCAGGCGCTGCGGCTCGACGCCGCCTGCTTGTGCGTCAACCTCTTCTCGCTGCCCGACGCCCCCGAGGTGCACGCGCAGTGCGTGGCGAACCTCTGCGCGCTCAAACCCGAGGCCGAGCGTTACGGGATGCCGCTCATGGTCGAACCGCTGGTGATGAAGCTCGGGGGGATGGGCGGCGAGGTCAACGCCGCTAGGCGTCCCGGCGCTGCCGGTAACCTGTACGCCGTAGACGGCGACCTGGAGAAAATCCTGCCGCTGGTCCGGCAGGCCGTGGAGCTGGGCGCCGACGTCATCAAAGCCGACCCGTGCGACGACCTCAGCGAGTACCACCGCGTCGTAGAGGTGGCCGGCCGCGTGCCGGTGCTCGTGCGCGGGGGCGGCCGGGCGCCCGACGAGGAGATCTTGGCGCGCACCCACGCGGTGATGCAGCAAGGGGCAAAAGGCATCGTCTACGGCCGCAACGTCGTGCAGCACCCCCGTCCCGCCGCCATGACGCGCGCCCTGATGGCTGTCGTGCACGAGGGCGCGGACCCCGGCGCGGCCCTTACGCTCCTCCGGGGGGCCGCGTGA
- a CDS encoding Gfo/Idh/MocA family protein yields MSRPLRFGVIGLGLMGREFASAAARWCHLEDLGVHPVITAACDTNPGALEWFRRHVPTLRLVTPDYRELLAHPEVDAVYCAVPHHLHEQLYCDIIRSGKHLLGEKPFGIDKEANARIGEAIAAHPEVLVRCSSEFPFFPGAQAVFGAVRSGRLGRIIELEAGFLHSSDLDPDKPLNWKRMARFNGLYGCLGDLGLHVLHLPLRLGWRFENVHALLSNLVPERPDGRGGRAPCDTPDNATLACDAYADGPEGRVTFPALLHTKRIAPGETNTWFIRVHGMRGSAEFSTKYPKTFRFMTYKGGAQVWGHQDLGFESVYKTITGSIFEFGFTDAVLQMWAAFCDEVAHGRERMRGGFWCATPEEAAESHRLFTAALASQRARTP; encoded by the coding sequence GTGAGCCGCCCCTTGCGCTTCGGCGTGATCGGCCTCGGGCTGATGGGGCGCGAGTTCGCCAGCGCCGCCGCGCGCTGGTGCCACCTCGAGGACCTGGGCGTCCACCCGGTCATCACCGCCGCGTGCGATACGAACCCCGGGGCGCTCGAGTGGTTCCGCCGCCACGTGCCGACGCTGCGCCTGGTGACGCCCGACTACCGCGAGCTGCTGGCGCACCCCGAGGTGGACGCGGTCTACTGCGCGGTGCCGCACCACCTGCACGAGCAGCTCTACTGCGACATCATCCGATCGGGCAAGCACCTCTTGGGCGAAAAGCCCTTCGGCATCGACAAAGAGGCGAACGCGCGCATAGGTGAGGCCATCGCCGCGCACCCGGAGGTGCTGGTGCGCTGCTCGTCGGAGTTCCCCTTCTTCCCCGGCGCGCAGGCGGTCTTTGGGGCGGTGCGCTCGGGGAGGTTGGGGCGAATCATCGAGCTCGAGGCCGGCTTTTTGCACTCGAGCGACCTCGACCCCGACAAACCCCTCAACTGGAAGCGGATGGCGCGCTTTAACGGCCTTTACGGCTGCCTGGGCGACCTCGGCTTGCACGTGCTGCACCTCCCGCTGCGCCTCGGTTGGCGTTTCGAGAACGTCCACGCGCTCCTCTCCAACCTCGTCCCCGAACGCCCCGACGGCCGCGGCGGGCGCGCCCCCTGCGACACCCCGGACAACGCCACGCTCGCCTGCGACGCCTACGCGGACGGCCCGGAGGGTAGGGTGACCTTCCCCGCCCTGTTGCACACCAAACGCATCGCCCCCGGCGAGACCAACACCTGGTTTATCCGCGTGCACGGGATGCGGGGCTCCGCCGAGTTCTCGACGAAGTACCCCAAGACCTTCCGCTTCATGACCTATAAGGGGGGCGCGCAGGTGTGGGGGCACCAGGACCTCGGTTTTGAGAGCGTCTACAAGACCATCACCGGGAGCATCTTCGAGTTCGGCTTCACCGACGCCGTGCTGCAGATGTGGGCCGCCTTCTGCGACGAGGTCGCCCACGGCCGCGAAAGGATGCGCGGGGGCTTCTGGTGCGCCACCCCCGAGGAGGCCGCCGAGAGCCACCGCCTCTTCACCGCCGCCCTGGCGTCGCAGCGCGCGAGGACGCCGTGA